From Pseudonocardia autotrophica, one genomic window encodes:
- the purT gene encoding formate-dependent phosphoribosylglycinamide formyltransferase, which translates to MRIGTPLGPAPTRVLLLGSGELGKEVAIAFQRLGVEVVAVDRYPHAPAHQVAHRWHAIDMTDPVTLATLIEQESPDLIIPEIEAIATNALVEIEAAGTTVVPTARAAKLTMDREGIRRLAAEELALPTSPYAFADTLDEVRAAIDRVGLPCVLKPVMSSSGKGQSVLKEAGDAEAAWEHARTAGRVSNPRVIVEGFVEFDYEITLLTVRHAGGTAFCEPIGHRQENGDYVESWQPQPMSPAALAAAQDVAGRVTEALGGRGIFGVELFVRGDEVLFSEVSPRPHDTGLVTLATQRLSEFELHARAVLGLPVDTTLRSPGASAVVYGGQEMTAPDYEGIDEALAVPGADLRLFGKPSATERRRMGVAVAFADDVDTARDRATAAAAKVRPVPR; encoded by the coding sequence ATGCGCATCGGCACCCCACTCGGCCCGGCACCCACCCGCGTACTCCTGCTCGGCTCGGGTGAGCTCGGCAAGGAGGTCGCGATCGCCTTCCAGCGGCTCGGCGTCGAGGTCGTCGCCGTCGACCGCTACCCGCACGCGCCCGCGCACCAGGTCGCGCACCGCTGGCACGCGATCGACATGACCGACCCGGTGACGCTGGCGACGCTGATCGAGCAGGAGTCACCGGACCTGATCATCCCGGAGATCGAGGCGATCGCGACGAACGCGCTGGTCGAGATCGAGGCCGCCGGGACCACCGTGGTGCCGACCGCGCGGGCCGCGAAGCTGACCATGGACCGGGAGGGGATCCGGCGGCTCGCCGCCGAGGAGCTGGCGCTGCCGACCTCGCCGTACGCCTTCGCCGACACCCTCGACGAGGTCCGGGCCGCGATCGACCGGGTCGGGCTACCGTGCGTGCTCAAGCCGGTGATGTCGTCGTCGGGCAAGGGCCAGTCGGTGCTCAAGGAGGCCGGGGACGCCGAGGCCGCCTGGGAACACGCGCGCACCGCCGGCCGGGTGTCGAACCCGCGGGTGATCGTCGAGGGCTTCGTCGAGTTCGACTACGAGATCACCCTGCTCACCGTGCGGCACGCCGGCGGCACCGCGTTCTGCGAACCGATCGGGCACCGCCAGGAGAACGGCGACTACGTCGAGTCCTGGCAGCCGCAGCCCATGTCACCGGCCGCGCTGGCGGCCGCACAGGACGTCGCGGGGCGGGTCACCGAGGCCCTCGGCGGCCGCGGGATATTCGGGGTGGAGCTCTTCGTGCGTGGCGACGAGGTGCTGTTCTCCGAGGTCAGCCCCCGACCGCACGACACCGGCCTGGTCACCCTGGCCACCCAGCGGCTCAGCGAGTTCGAGCTGCACGCGCGCGCCGTGCTCGGACTGCCGGTGGACACCACGCTGCGCTCCCCCGGCGCGTCCGCGGTGGTCTACGGCGGGCAGGAGATGACCGCCCCCGACTACGAGGGGATCGACGAGGCACTCGCCGTGCCGGGCGCGGACCTGCGGCTGTTCGGCAAGCCGAGCGCGACCGAGCGGCGCCGGATGGGCGTCGCGGTCGCGTTCGCCGACGACGTCGACACCGCCCGCGACCGGGCCACCGCGGCGGCCGCGAAGGTGCGTCCCGTCCCGCGGTAG
- the pgl gene encoding 6-phosphogluconolactonase, whose protein sequence is MSAGVNVSPGEKIQVAVHPDAGVLAAATAARLLTALVDVQARGNVPRVVLTGGGVGIQLLRDVAASPVRDAVDWSAVDLFWGDERFVPADDGERNELQAREALLDRLPLDPARVHPMPAAPAGGGSADDAAQAARDYTQLLADLARPEEDGIPAFDVTLVGMGEEGHTLSVFPDSPAVHEQAATVVPVFDCPKPPPTRISLTLAAARRSREVWVVAAGAGKAPAIAGALTGTPETELPVGGARGTERTRWLLDTAAAGKLPDGFLPRIS, encoded by the coding sequence ATGTCGGCAGGTGTGAACGTGTCCCCCGGCGAGAAGATCCAGGTCGCCGTCCACCCCGATGCCGGCGTGCTGGCCGCGGCGACCGCGGCCCGGCTGCTGACCGCACTGGTGGACGTCCAGGCTCGCGGCAACGTCCCCCGGGTGGTGCTGACCGGGGGTGGGGTCGGTATCCAGCTGTTGCGTGACGTCGCCGCGTCCCCGGTGCGGGACGCCGTCGACTGGTCGGCGGTCGATCTGTTCTGGGGTGACGAGCGGTTCGTGCCCGCCGACGACGGCGAGCGCAACGAGCTCCAGGCCCGGGAGGCGCTGCTCGACCGGCTGCCGCTGGACCCGGCCCGGGTGCATCCGATGCCGGCCGCCCCGGCCGGTGGCGGCTCGGCCGACGATGCCGCGCAGGCCGCCCGCGACTACACGCAGCTGCTCGCGGACCTGGCCCGTCCGGAGGAGGACGGCATCCCCGCCTTCGACGTGACGCTGGTCGGTATGGGCGAGGAGGGGCACACGCTGTCGGTGTTCCCGGACTCCCCCGCCGTGCACGAGCAGGCCGCCACCGTGGTTCCGGTGTTCGACTGCCCGAAGCCGCCACCGACCCGGATCTCGCTGACCCTGGCCGCGGCCCGGCGCTCCCGCGAGGTGTGGGTGGTCGCCGCGGGCGCCGGGAAGGCGCCCGCGATCGCGGGCGCGCTGACCGGGACCCCGGAGACCGAGCTGCCGGTGGGCGGTGCCCGCGGGACGGAGCGGACCCGCTGGCTGCTCGACACCGCGGCGGCCGGGAAGCTGCCGGACGGGTTCCTGCCGCGGATCTCCTGA
- a CDS encoding heme o synthase → MSAPASRPSRTAEPVPQGRPVASAADGPAPESPAPAPAGRMARVRATLLAYLGLTKTRIIEQLLVVTVPAMFLAQRGIPSLWLIAATLVGGAMAAAAAHALNCVVDADIDKKMKRTARRPLAAGQVPTRNALIFGLVLAAASSVWLGFTTNWLAAALSLAAIAFYVLVYTLVLKRRTAQNIVWGGAAGCMPVVIGWAAVTGTVEWPALVMFGVIFFWTPPHFWALAMRYREDYAAAGVPMLPVVAPAPAVSVRIVVYSWVMVAWSLLLLPVTSWVYLGTALLGGAYFVYRAHRLHADVRAGGEVSPMPLFHLSNIYLCVLFAAIAVDAALGLPVLF, encoded by the coding sequence GTGAGCGCACCCGCGTCGCGGCCTAGCCGGACCGCCGAGCCCGTCCCGCAGGGCCGGCCGGTCGCGTCCGCGGCGGACGGTCCGGCACCGGAGTCCCCGGCCCCGGCTCCGGCCGGACGGATGGCCCGGGTCCGGGCGACCCTGCTGGCCTACCTCGGTCTGACCAAGACGCGGATCATCGAGCAGCTGCTCGTGGTCACGGTGCCCGCGATGTTCCTCGCCCAGCGCGGGATCCCCTCGCTCTGGCTGATCGCCGCCACCCTGGTCGGTGGGGCGATGGCCGCCGCGGCGGCGCACGCGCTGAACTGCGTGGTCGACGCCGACATCGACAAGAAGATGAAGCGCACCGCGCGCCGGCCGCTGGCCGCCGGGCAGGTGCCCACCCGCAACGCGCTGATCTTCGGCCTGGTGCTCGCCGCTGCCAGCTCGGTCTGGCTCGGGTTCACCACCAACTGGCTCGCCGCCGCGCTGTCGCTCGCCGCCATCGCGTTCTACGTGCTGGTGTACACGCTGGTCCTGAAGCGCCGGACCGCGCAGAACATCGTCTGGGGCGGGGCCGCCGGCTGCATGCCGGTGGTGATCGGCTGGGCTGCGGTGACCGGCACCGTCGAGTGGCCGGCCCTGGTGATGTTCGGCGTGATCTTCTTCTGGACGCCGCCGCACTTCTGGGCGCTGGCGATGCGCTACCGCGAGGACTACGCGGCGGCCGGGGTGCCGATGCTGCCGGTGGTCGCGCCGGCGCCCGCGGTCTCGGTGCGGATCGTCGTCTACAGCTGGGTGATGGTGGCCTGGAGCCTGCTGCTGCTGCCGGTGACCTCCTGGGTCTACCTCGGCACCGCACTGCTCGGCGGGGCGTACTTCGTGTACCGGGCGCACCGGCTGCACGCCGACGTCCGGGCCGGTGGCGAGGTCTCCCCGATGCCGCTGTTCCACCTGTCGAACATCTACCTGTGCGTGCTGTTCGCGGCGATCGCGGTGGACGCGGCGC
- the zwf gene encoding glucose-6-phosphate dehydrogenase, translated as MPTANGGRTNPLRDPRDKRLPRIAGPCGLVIFGVTGDLSRKKLMPAIYDLANRGLLPPGFALTGFARRDWNAEDFGQVVYEAVRKHARTPFRQEVWDRLAEGLRFVQGSFDDDASFDELERTVRELDEKRGTGGNHAFYLSIPPSAFPVVCKQLARSGLSAQEDPDVWRRVVIEKPFGHDLASAKELNAIVNEVFPEDSVFRIDHYLGKETVQNVLALRFANQLFEPIWNANYVDHVQITMAEDIGLGGRAGYYDGIGAARDVIQNHLLQLLAFTAMEEPTSFSSDELRAEKIKVLKAVKLALPLEETSARGQYEGGWQGGEQVPGLKEEEGFNPESTTETFAAITYEVENRRWAGVPFYLRTGKRLGRRVTEIAVVFKRAPHLPFDATMTEELGQNALVIRVQPDEGVTMRFGSKVPGNQMEVRDVTMDFGYGNAFTESSPEAYERLILDVLLGEPSLFPVNEEVERSWEILDPVIEFWADSAEGPDGYPAGSWGPDSSAEMLARTGRHWRRP; from the coding sequence ATGCCCACCGCGAACGGCGGCCGTACCAACCCGCTGCGGGATCCCCGTGACAAGCGCCTTCCCCGGATCGCCGGCCCGTGCGGGCTGGTGATCTTCGGGGTGACCGGGGACCTGTCGCGCAAGAAGCTGATGCCCGCGATCTACGACCTGGCCAACCGTGGCCTGCTCCCGCCGGGCTTCGCGCTCACCGGGTTCGCCCGGCGGGACTGGAACGCGGAGGACTTCGGGCAGGTCGTCTACGAGGCGGTCCGCAAGCACGCCCGTACCCCGTTCCGACAGGAGGTCTGGGACCGGCTCGCCGAGGGGCTGCGGTTCGTGCAGGGCTCCTTCGACGACGACGCCTCGTTCGACGAGCTGGAGCGCACGGTCCGCGAGCTCGACGAGAAGCGCGGTACCGGCGGCAACCACGCGTTCTACCTGTCGATCCCGCCGAGCGCGTTCCCGGTGGTCTGCAAGCAGCTCGCCCGCTCCGGACTGTCCGCGCAGGAGGACCCGGACGTCTGGCGCCGGGTGGTGATCGAGAAGCCGTTCGGGCACGACCTGGCGTCGGCCAAGGAGCTGAACGCGATCGTCAACGAGGTCTTCCCCGAGGACTCGGTCTTCCGGATCGACCACTACCTCGGCAAGGAGACCGTCCAGAACGTCCTCGCGCTGCGCTTCGCCAACCAGCTGTTCGAGCCGATCTGGAACGCCAACTACGTCGACCACGTGCAGATCACGATGGCCGAGGACATCGGCCTGGGTGGCCGTGCCGGTTACTACGACGGCATCGGCGCCGCCCGCGACGTGATCCAGAACCACCTCCTGCAGCTGCTCGCCTTCACCGCGATGGAGGAGCCGACGTCGTTCTCCTCGGACGAGCTGCGAGCCGAGAAGATCAAGGTGCTGAAGGCGGTCAAGCTGGCGCTGCCGCTGGAGGAGACCAGCGCCCGCGGCCAGTACGAGGGCGGCTGGCAGGGCGGCGAACAGGTGCCGGGGCTCAAGGAGGAGGAGGGCTTCAATCCCGAGTCCACCACCGAGACGTTCGCCGCGATCACCTACGAGGTGGAGAACCGGCGCTGGGCGGGCGTGCCGTTCTACCTGCGCACCGGTAAGCGGCTCGGCCGCCGGGTCACCGAGATCGCGGTCGTGTTCAAGCGCGCGCCGCACCTGCCGTTCGACGCCACGATGACCGAGGAGCTCGGGCAGAACGCCCTGGTGATCCGGGTGCAGCCGGACGAGGGCGTGACGATGCGGTTCGGCTCCAAGGTGCCCGGGAACCAGATGGAGGTCCGCGACGTCACGATGGACTTCGGCTACGGCAACGCCTTCACCGAGTCGTCGCCGGAGGCCTACGAGCGGCTGATCCTGGACGTGCTGCTCGGCGAGCCGTCGCTGTTCCCGGTGAACGAGGAGGTCGAGCGGTCCTGGGAGATCCTCGATCCGGTGATCGAGTTCTGGGCGGACTCCGCGGAGGGGCCCGACGGTTACCCGGCCGGTTCCTGGGGACCCGACTCGTCGGCGGAGATGCTGGCCCGCACCGGACGACACTGGCGCCGGCCGTGA
- the opcA gene encoding glucose-6-phosphate dehydrogenase assembly protein OpcA — MIIDLPSSNTAVVNRKLVELRESGGVFALGRVLTLVVVTDDGPGLERAIDAANSASREHPCRVLVLARGQRRAAARLDAQIRVGGDAGASEVIVLRGYGALTDDDAGAGMVMPLLLPDAPVVAWWPGEAPASPSEDAVGRLAQRRITDALSSKNPTKAFEQRRKDYAPGDTDLTWTRLTHWRAQLAAALDVPPHDEVTGAVVAGEAVSPSTELMAGWLAAALGVKVKRSPSAQENGLTLIRLTRSTGDIELARPDGRTARLTQPGQPERLIALARREVSDCLAEELRRLDPDEVYQEALAGVSQVTRGRTPMKV; from the coding sequence ATGATCATCGATCTGCCGTCAAGCAACACCGCGGTGGTCAATCGCAAGCTCGTCGAGCTGCGGGAGTCCGGCGGGGTGTTCGCACTCGGTCGGGTGCTGACGCTGGTCGTCGTGACCGACGACGGCCCCGGGCTGGAACGGGCCATCGACGCGGCGAACTCGGCCAGCCGGGAGCACCCGTGCCGGGTGCTCGTGCTGGCCCGTGGCCAGCGCCGGGCCGCGGCCCGGCTGGACGCACAGATCCGGGTCGGCGGTGATGCCGGTGCCAGCGAGGTGATCGTGCTCCGCGGATACGGTGCGCTCACCGACGACGACGCCGGCGCCGGCATGGTGATGCCGCTGCTGCTGCCCGACGCACCGGTCGTCGCGTGGTGGCCGGGTGAGGCGCCGGCCAGCCCGTCCGAGGACGCGGTCGGCAGGCTGGCCCAGCGCCGGATCACCGATGCGCTCTCCTCGAAGAACCCGACGAAGGCGTTCGAGCAGCGGCGCAAGGATTACGCGCCCGGCGACACCGACCTCACCTGGACCCGGCTCACGCACTGGCGGGCGCAGCTCGCGGCGGCGCTGGACGTGCCGCCGCACGACGAGGTCACCGGCGCCGTCGTCGCCGGGGAGGCGGTCTCGCCGTCGACCGAGCTGATGGCGGGCTGGCTGGCCGCCGCGCTCGGGGTCAAGGTGAAGCGTTCCCCATCGGCGCAGGAGAACGGGCTGACGCTGATCCGGCTGACCCGGTCGACCGGTGACATCGAGCTGGCCCGGCCGGACGGCCGTACCGCCCGGCTGACCCAGCCCGGCCAGCCGGAGCGGCTGATCGCGCTGGCCCGCCGGGAGGTCTCCGACTGCCTGGCGGAGGAGCTGCGCCGGCTCGATCCGGACGAGGTCTACCAGGAAGCCCTGGCCGGAGTGTCCCAGGTGACCCGCGGCCGAACCCCGATGAAGGTCTGA
- the tal gene encoding transaldolase: protein MSNDRLAALSAAGVSIWLDDLSRERLTSGNLVELIDEKHVVGVTTNPTIFAGALSDGAAYDEQVRELAARDADVDSAIREITVADVQQACDVFAGVWERTNGVDGRVSLEVDPRLAHDTEKTVAQALDLWKAVDRPNLLVKIPATEAGLPAITRVTAEGISVNVTLIFSVERYKAVMDAYLTGLEQAVENGQDLAAIHSVGSFFVSRVDSEIDSRLAATGGDEALALRGKAAVANSRLAYAAYRDAFSGARWDALKSKGAHAQRPLWASTGVKNPDYPDTLYVSELVVDNTVNTMPEKTLEAFADHGEVTGDQVTDTAGAAQQVFTDLEGVGIDLDDVYLALENEGVQKFEKSWTELQETVRSQLDAAK, encoded by the coding sequence ATGAGCAACGATCGTCTCGCCGCGCTCTCCGCGGCGGGTGTGTCCATCTGGCTCGACGACCTGTCCCGCGAGCGGCTGACCAGCGGCAACCTGGTCGAGCTGATCGACGAGAAGCACGTCGTGGGAGTCACCACCAACCCGACGATCTTCGCGGGTGCGCTGTCCGACGGCGCCGCCTACGACGAACAGGTCCGCGAGCTGGCGGCCCGCGACGCGGACGTCGACTCGGCGATCCGCGAGATCACCGTCGCCGACGTGCAGCAGGCCTGCGACGTCTTCGCCGGGGTCTGGGAGCGCACGAACGGCGTCGACGGGCGGGTCTCGCTCGAGGTCGACCCGCGCCTGGCGCACGACACCGAGAAGACCGTCGCCCAGGCGCTGGACCTGTGGAAGGCGGTGGACCGGCCGAACCTGCTGGTCAAGATCCCGGCGACGGAGGCGGGCCTGCCCGCGATCACCCGGGTCACCGCGGAGGGGATCAGCGTCAACGTCACGCTGATCTTCTCGGTGGAGCGCTACAAGGCCGTCATGGACGCCTACCTGACCGGCCTGGAGCAGGCCGTGGAGAACGGCCAGGACCTCGCCGCGATCCACTCGGTTGGCTCCTTCTTCGTGTCCCGGGTGGATTCGGAGATCGACTCCCGGCTGGCGGCCACCGGCGGCGACGAGGCCCTCGCCCTGCGCGGGAAGGCGGCGGTCGCGAACTCCCGGCTGGCCTACGCCGCCTACCGGGACGCGTTCTCCGGTGCCCGGTGGGACGCGCTGAAGTCGAAGGGCGCGCACGCGCAGCGACCGCTCTGGGCGTCCACCGGGGTCAAGAACCCGGACTACCCGGACACCCTCTACGTCTCCGAGCTGGTGGTGGACAACACCGTCAACACCATGCCGGAGAAGACGCTGGAGGCGTTCGCCGACCACGGTGAGGTGACCGGTGACCAGGTGACCGACACCGCGGGTGCCGCCCAGCAGGTCTTCACCGACCTGGAGGGCGTCGGCATCGACCTCGACGACGTCTACCTCGCCCTGGAGAACGAGGGTGTGCAGAAGTTCGAGAAGTCGTGGACCGAACTGCAGGAGACGGTCCGCTCGCAGCTCGACGCCGCCAAGTAG
- the tkt gene encoding transketolase has protein sequence MSETATSPHDGDSAVAALTRAHVPDDWTELDRKAVDTIRVLAADAVQKCGSGHPGTAMSLAPVAYALFQRVMRHDPADPEWLGRDRFVLSAGHSSLTLYIQLYLAGYGLEREDLEQLRQWGSLTPGHPEYGHTRGVEMTTGPLGQGLSSAVGMAIAARRERGLFDPDAPEGASPFDHQIYVIASDGDIEEGVTSEASSLAGRQELGNLTVIYDANEISIEDDTNIALNEDTAKRYESYGWHVQVVEGGENVTGILAALEAAKAETSRPSIIVLRTVIGYPSPNKMNTGAAHGSALGDDEVRAVKEVLGFDPDQTFEVDDAVLKHTRSVGERSRAEHDTWQGTFDEWAQREPQRKQLLDRLLAKRLPEGWADVLPHWDADEKGLATRKASGAVLAAVADVLPELWGGSADLAESNNTSMKGADSFGPKSATTGTWNAQPYGRTLHFGVREHAMGAVLNGIALHGPTRAYGGTFLVFSDYMRPAVRLAALMKTNPLYVWTHDSIGLGEDGPTHQPIEHLAALRAIPGLSVVRPGDANETVYAWKAALERPSDGPIGFALTRQNVPTLSGTSAEGVARGGYVLEEASSGVPQVVIIATGSELHLAVAARKNLEADGVGTRVVSMPCVEWFAAQDAAYRESVLPAAVKARVSVEAGIASPWRGYVGDAGRSVSIEHFGASADQATLFEKFGFTGDTVAAAARESLAASEKSS, from the coding sequence TTGTCCGAGACCGCCACGTCCCCCCACGACGGGGACAGCGCCGTCGCCGCACTCACGCGCGCGCACGTGCCCGACGACTGGACCGAGCTGGACCGCAAGGCCGTTGACACCATCCGGGTGCTGGCCGCGGACGCGGTCCAGAAGTGCGGCAGTGGTCACCCCGGCACCGCGATGAGCCTCGCCCCGGTGGCGTACGCGCTGTTCCAGCGGGTCATGCGGCACGACCCGGCCGATCCCGAGTGGCTCGGCCGCGACCGGTTCGTGCTCTCCGCCGGGCACTCCAGCCTCACCCTCTACATCCAGCTCTACCTGGCCGGATACGGCCTGGAGCGGGAAGACCTCGAGCAGCTCCGGCAGTGGGGCTCGCTCACCCCGGGGCACCCGGAGTACGGGCACACCCGCGGGGTCGAGATGACCACCGGCCCGCTGGGCCAGGGTCTGTCGTCCGCGGTCGGGATGGCGATCGCCGCCCGCCGCGAGCGCGGCCTGTTCGATCCGGACGCCCCCGAGGGCGCCAGCCCGTTCGACCACCAGATCTACGTGATCGCCTCGGACGGTGACATCGAGGAGGGCGTCACCTCCGAGGCCTCGTCGCTGGCCGGCCGCCAGGAGCTCGGCAACCTCACGGTGATCTACGACGCCAACGAGATCTCCATCGAGGACGACACCAACATCGCCCTCAACGAGGACACGGCGAAGCGCTACGAGTCCTACGGCTGGCACGTCCAGGTCGTCGAGGGCGGGGAGAACGTCACCGGCATCCTGGCTGCGCTGGAGGCCGCGAAGGCGGAGACCTCGCGGCCGTCGATCATCGTGCTGCGCACGGTGATCGGCTACCCGTCGCCGAACAAGATGAACACCGGTGCCGCGCACGGCTCGGCGCTCGGCGACGACGAGGTCCGCGCCGTCAAGGAGGTGCTCGGGTTCGACCCCGACCAGACCTTCGAGGTCGACGACGCGGTGCTGAAGCACACCCGCTCGGTGGGCGAGCGCTCGCGCGCCGAGCACGACACCTGGCAGGGCACCTTCGACGAGTGGGCGCAGCGGGAGCCGCAGCGCAAGCAGCTGCTCGACCGGCTGCTCGCCAAGCGGCTTCCGGAGGGCTGGGCCGACGTCCTGCCGCACTGGGACGCCGACGAGAAGGGCCTCGCGACCCGCAAGGCCTCCGGCGCCGTGCTCGCGGCGGTCGCCGATGTGCTGCCGGAGCTGTGGGGTGGCTCGGCCGACCTGGCCGAGTCCAACAACACCTCGATGAAGGGCGCCGATTCGTTCGGCCCGAAGTCGGCCACCACCGGTACCTGGAACGCTCAGCCCTACGGCCGCACGCTGCACTTCGGTGTCCGCGAGCACGCCATGGGTGCCGTGCTGAACGGCATCGCGCTGCACGGCCCGACCCGCGCCTACGGCGGCACGTTCCTGGTCTTCTCCGACTACATGCGACCCGCCGTGCGGCTGGCCGCGCTGATGAAGACCAACCCGCTCTACGTGTGGACGCACGACTCGATCGGCCTCGGCGAGGACGGCCCGACCCACCAGCCGATCGAGCACCTGGCAGCGCTGCGGGCGATCCCGGGCCTGTCCGTGGTGCGGCCCGGCGACGCGAACGAGACCGTCTACGCCTGGAAGGCCGCCCTGGAGCGGCCGTCCGACGGCCCGATCGGTTTCGCGCTGACCCGGCAGAACGTGCCGACGCTGAGCGGCACCTCCGCCGAGGGCGTCGCCCGCGGCGGCTACGTGCTGGAGGAGGCGTCGTCCGGGGTCCCGCAGGTCGTGATCATCGCCACCGGTTCGGAGCTGCACCTCGCGGTGGCCGCGCGGAAGAACCTGGAGGCCGACGGTGTCGGTACCCGGGTGGTCTCCATGCCGTGTGTCGAGTGGTTCGCCGCGCAGGACGCCGCGTACCGCGAGTCCGTGCTGCCCGCGGCGGTGAAGGCGCGCGTCTCGGTCGAGGCGGGCATCGCGTCGCCGTGGCGCGGCTACGTCGGCGACGCCGGCCGCTCGGTCTCGATCGAGCACTTCGGCGCCAGCGCCGACCAGGCGACCCTGTTCGAGAAGTTCGGCTTCACCGGTGACACCGTCGCCGCCGCCGCGCGGGAGTCACTCGCCGCGTCGGAGAAGTCCTCCTGA